The following DNA comes from Pseudodesulfovibrio alkaliphilus.
ATTTTTTCCCAGCCGTTCTCCAGGCCGCGCAAGGAGCCGGGCAGACGCCACTTGACATCGAGAAAACGGCCGTTGACGCTCTTGATTTCCCAAACGTGGGTCCAGGCGTCCTCTGTGGTCTCGAACCGGCCAAAACCTGTCATGCTGACGGGCATATGTATCATCCCCTTATGTGTTGAGCTTGGTTTTATACAACTGACGCAACTTTGTCAGCCGCGATTTCATTTCCGGCCCCGCGTAATCGGGAAAGGTCCAGGGAAAATCCGACCATCTCCCTCGCTGCCAGATCAGGGTAAGGTCTGCCCAGATGCCCTGGCCAAGGTAGATGCGGTGTGAAAAATTCTTGCCCGTGGCCAACACCAGCCGCTCCAGGGTGAGAAACCCGGGATCAAGGTTGAAACATCGTCTGGTCCCGGCAGCATGGGCGGCCTCAATGGCATTGGTGTCCAGCTTGATCCGCGCCAGCTCGTCAAGGGGGCGCAGGGCATCGAAGGCGAGCAGCCGTCGGCCGATGGGTGTGCCCAACTCCTCGTCATAATAGCCGGTCTGATCAAAGGGGAACAACTCCGAGACATGTCCGGCCGGGCCGAAACGCGTCTCAAGCTCGCCGAGCAAGCCGGGCCAGACCTCGTTCCAGCGGGCACTGAGCACGGACATGATCAGCAAGCCGGGCGGCGGAATCTTCGGGGTGCTCATGCCAAGCCCTCCTCCGCGGGGTTGCCTGCGTCGCTCCTGCGCTCTGCCAGCGGCTCGACAAGAACGACACCCCGCTCGATGCCCGTGGGCCTCGCCCGGACCAAAGAGCGCGGCCCGACGCCGTCGGCAAGCCGGGTCAACCGGCATCCGGCGTAAAATTCGCACACCCCGTTACCCTGCCCGTCCTGCACCAGCACATCGAGACTGGGAAGCCCTGCCAGCCGCTCCCGGAATGTCCGCTTGCGCCGGGCCACCAGGGTGCGCAGCCGTGCGGCCCGCTCCTTGCGCTCTGGCACGGGCACCTGCCCGGCCATGTCGGCGGCCCGTGTGCCCGGCCTCTCGGAATAGGGAAAGACATGGGCATAGGTCAGAGGCAGCTCCCGGCACAGGGCCAGGGTGTTGGCAAAGGCGCTCTCGCCCTCACCGGGAAATCCGGTGATCAGGTCAGCGCCAAGGCCCATGACCGGCCAGACACGGCCCAGTCGGGCGAGAAAATCCACTGCCCCGCAAGGATCATAGTGACCCCGGCCCATGGCCCGAAGCACGTCCCGGTCCCCGCTTTGCAGCGAGAGATGCAGTTGGGGGCAGACCATGGACGATGCAGCCAGAACATCAAGGGCCTTGCTGTCAAGCTGGCCCGGTTCCACGGACGAGATGCGCAGCCGCGCCCGACCGGCCCAGCGCGGGCCAAGCTCCCGGTCCAACCGGGCCAGAAGATCCCAGAAATCCATGCGGCCCGGCAGTTCCCGGCCGTAATGACGCAGGTTGATGCCGCTGACGACCAGTTCCCGAAACCCGGCGTCAAGCAGCCGCGAGGCTTCGTCAACCACATCGCGGGGCGGCCGACTGACAGAGGGACCACGGGTCAGGGGCACAATGCAGTAGGTGCAGTGGTGCGAACAGCCGTCCTGGACCTTGACCACGGCCCTGGCCCGGGAATAGCCTGAGATGGAAAACGGGGCATACCCCCCGCAGTGGCGGGCCGTGCCGGGCGCCGCGGACGGCGCATCCGACATTGGGCCGGGGCCGTCCAGGAGCGCGGCCTTGTCCGCCTGGGGCACCACCCGAACCACGCCGGGCAGCCCTGCCAACTCATCGGCCATGACCTGGGCCGCGCAGCCGGTGACGATGATTTCGGCCTCTGGGTTGGCACGGTTGAGGCGGCGCACGGTCTGGCGCAGATCGGCCACGGCATTGGCCGTGACCGCGCAGGAATTGACCAGGATAAGGTCCGCCTCCCCGGCCGAGTCCGTTTCCGCGGCCCACCCGTCCCCGGTCCATGCCTCGGCAATGGCTCGGGTCTCATACTGGTTTATCTTGCAACCCAGGGTGGCGGTGAACAATCGAATCATGTACTCTCGGCCTGTCGCTGCGGCGAACACTCATGTTTCGGAGAGAAATACGAACCCATGACATACACCAAACGGCTCCGTCCCCTTGCCCTGACCCTCCGGGCCTTCCTGCTCTCGACCCTGTTGCTGGCAGGATGCGCCCACCAGCCCAAACTGGCGGGCAATCTGTCCATGACCTTCAAGGATTACGAACAGGCCGTGGTGGAATACCAGAAGGCCCTCAAGGAGGAGCCAGACTCGGCCCGGCTGCTGACCGGCCTGGGCCGTGCGTACTACAACCTCGGCCAATACGACAAGGCCGAGGAGGCGTTTCGCCATGCCGCCGGGGTGGAAAGCTACCCGAGCGCCGACTTCTACGTCGGGCTCTGCCAGATCGCACGGGGCGATCGCACTGGCGGCTTCGAGACCCTGACGGCCTTCCGCTATCCCGGCAGAATCCATGTGACCAAATCGGTGCGCGACATGGCCGCTCGCCTGGCCGCCAACCCCGACCTGACCGACGAAGCCATCGCCAGAGCCATGTTCCGGGCCTGGGACGAAGGCGTGGACCGCGAGAGGGACTCCGGCTCGCGTTAAGCTCCGCCCGAGCGACTAAAGCATTTGCCACCGGGGGTCAATGCCATGACACTGACAAGCCTGCCCCTGCTCGCCGCCCTGATCCTGCTCGCTGGCTGCCTCGCCCATGGCACGGTGGGTGTGGGCGCGGCTTCGGGCATGGGCGTGGCCCTGAGCAGTTACGGCGACTTCCTGCACAGCGGACCGGACGCAGCCTACCGCAACAACCGTGATGGGCTGCAAGCCTTCCTCCGCGGCGACTACGCCACGGCACGCACCCGCTTCGACGCCACCCTTGAGCAGCATCCGGGCAACCCCGACGCCGTGTTCTACCTCGGACTGACCCTGATGTTCCTGGACGAGCGCGAACAGGGATTCGCGGTGCTGGCCACGTATCGCGAACCCTTCAAAACACGCGTCGCCCAGGAGGTGAGCTGGTGGACGGACTACTGCCGAAAACGGCCGGACATGTCCCCCGAGACAATCCGCCAAACCCTGGTCAGGGCCAGGGCCGAAGGACTCGCCACCGAGCGGCGGGAACGGTGGGAAAGGCGCCGGGGGCTCTGAGTTGGCTCACTCCCCGTCCCGCTCCAGGGAGCGTTCGATGACGCCGCCGCCGAGCACTGCCCCTTGCTGGTCGTACACCGCCGCCACCTGCCCCGGTGCCGGCCGCTCATGGGGCTCCCGAAAACGGATCACGAGATGGTCGCCACGGAAGGCGAACCGGGCCGGTCTCGGTCGCTGGCGGTAGCGCGTCTGAACCATGACCTCTTCGGGCCAGCCCGCCGGATCGGTCATGAGGTTGACCCGTCCGGCCACGCAACCGGACACCAGGAGCGACGTTTTCGGCCCCACGATCAGGGCGTTGTCGGCCAGACGCTTGTGGAGGACATAGAGCGGTTCGGTCCAGGCAATGCCAAGCCCCCGCCGCTGCCCCTGGGTGTGCCGCCAAAGCCCCCTGTGCCGACCGATGACCGAATCGTCTTCAAGGAGAATGGGGCCGCCACCGGGCATGGAACCGCGCCGGGCCAGAAACGCCTGATAGTCGTCGCCGGGCACGAAGCAAATCTCCTGGCTTTCGCCAGGAAGGGACGGGGTCAGGCCAAATCCGGCCAGCCGCGCAGGCACGTCCCGCTTAAACAGGGCACCAAGGGGGAAACAGGCACGGCGCAAGGCCCCCACCCCCACCAGCGAGAGGAAGTAACTCTGGTCCTTGGCCGGGTCCGCTCCCCGCGCCAGCAGGGGGCCATCCCTAGTCACAACCAGTTGGGCATAGTGGCCCGTGGCCAGACTCTCGGCGCCCAGGGCTCGGGCCGCGTCAAAGAGTGCGCCGAACTTCATGCGCGGGTTGCAGACCGCGCAGGGATTGGGGGTCAGGCCCCGTCGGTAGGCATCGGCAAAGGGAGCCACCACCTCGCGCTCGAACTGGGGGCGCAGATCGACCACATGAAAGGGCACGTCCAGGCGTGCACAGGCTGCGTTCAGTCCGGCCGCAGCGTCCTTCCCTCCGCCGCCCGGCAGAAAACGGCCGTGCAGGGCAAGCACATCGTGCCCGCGCTCCTTCATCAGGGCCAAGGCGAGCAGGCTGTCCATGCCCCCGCTCACGGCTACGGCTGTGGTCATCGTTTTTCCCGGGGTTGTCGTTTCGGCAGTGCGGCACGCCCGCTCCTGGGGGCATCCTAAGGAAGCCGGGAACGAATGCAAAGACTTTGTGGTATGACCGGGCCGAGTCATGCTACATCGACCCAGGGAATGTTACCACACAAGGAGTACGCCATGAAGTCGCTGTATTGTTTCCTGCTGGCCGCCCTGCTTACCCTGACAGCCGCGCCCCAGGCCCCGGCATGCACCACGATGATCATCACGCCCGGTGCAAGCGCCGACGGCTCCATGATGGTCGCCCACTCCGACGACGACGAACTGGGCGACCAGCGGCTGGTCTACGTGCCCGCCAGGGAGCAGACCGGCAGCCGCAAGGTATTCCACGAAGCATACGCCTTTCCGCGCCTTGTCACCAAGGATCGAGGCCCGGCCTACGCTACACCGGGGCATCCGCCCACCGAGCCGGTGGCGACGATCCCCTACGCCGAGATATGGAAGCTCCTGGGCCGGGAGCAAAAGGTCTCCTTCGCCTATTTCGACGGCAACTACGGGATAATGAACGAAAAGAACCTGATGATGGGCGAATGCACCAACGCGGCCAACTTCGAACCGCCGTCCAACGCCAAGGCGGGCGCGGGCAAGCCCCAACGGCTCTTCTACAGCTCGGAATTGTCGCGCATCGCCCTGGAGAACTGCGCCACGGCGAGGGAGGCCATCACCCTCATGGGCGCACTGGTGGACAAATACGGCGTCTACGACACGGGCGAGACCCTGCTGGTGGCCGACGAAAACGAGGGATGGGTCTTAGAGATGTGCGCCCTGCCCGATGCCGTCCACCACTCGGCCTGGGTGGCCAAGCGGGTGCCGGACGGCGAGTTCTTCGTGGCCGCCAACACCTTCCGCATCCGCGAGGTAATCAGGGACGACCCGGACAACTTCCGCTACTCCAAGCACCTCGTGCCCGGCCTGAAGAAGCTCAAGTGGTGGGACGAGAAGACGCAAGGGCCCATCGACTGGCTGCGAGCTGTCAGCCCCGGTGAGTACAACCACCCCTACTACTCGCTGCGCCGCGTCTGGCGGGCCATGGACCGGGTCAACCCGGATCTGGGCCTCTCCCCCTGGGTCAAGGACACCTACACCACGGACTATCCCTTCTCCATCAGGCCCAATGTCCCCATCGACGTGGCCAAGGTTTTCAGCCTCTACCGCGACCACTACGAGGGCACCCAGTTCGACCTGACCAAGGGCGTGGCCGCCGGACCATACGGCGATCCGCATCGCTTCGTCGGCCCCTATGACGGCAACCAGAACAACGTGGACACGGACAAGAAATTCTACGGCGCATGGGAGCGGCCCATCTCGGTCTTC
Coding sequences within:
- a CDS encoding DUF4416 family protein, whose translation is MSTPKIPPPGLLIMSVLSARWNEVWPGLLGELETRFGPAGHVSELFPFDQTGYYDEELGTPIGRRLLAFDALRPLDELARIKLDTNAIEAAHAAGTRRCFNLDPGFLTLERLVLATGKNFSHRIYLGQGIWADLTLIWQRGRWSDFPWTFPDYAGPEMKSRLTKLRQLYKTKLNT
- the mnmA gene encoding tRNA 2-thiouridine(34) synthase MnmA, whose translation is MTTAVAVSGGMDSLLALALMKERGHDVLALHGRFLPGGGGKDAAAGLNAACARLDVPFHVVDLRPQFEREVVAPFADAYRRGLTPNPCAVCNPRMKFGALFDAARALGAESLATGHYAQLVVTRDGPLLARGADPAKDQSYFLSLVGVGALRRACFPLGALFKRDVPARLAGFGLTPSLPGESQEICFVPGDDYQAFLARRGSMPGGGPILLEDDSVIGRHRGLWRHTQGQRRGLGIAWTEPLYVLHKRLADNALIVGPKTSLLVSGCVAGRVNLMTDPAGWPEEVMVQTRYRQRPRPARFAFRGDHLVIRFREPHERPAPGQVAAVYDQQGAVLGGGVIERSLERDGE
- a CDS encoding tetratricopeptide repeat protein is translated as MTLTSLPLLAALILLAGCLAHGTVGVGAASGMGVALSSYGDFLHSGPDAAYRNNRDGLQAFLRGDYATARTRFDATLEQHPGNPDAVFYLGLTLMFLDEREQGFAVLATYREPFKTRVAQEVSWWTDYCRKRPDMSPETIRQTLVRARAEGLATERRERWERRRGL
- a CDS encoding tetratricopeptide repeat protein, whose protein sequence is MTYTKRLRPLALTLRAFLLSTLLLAGCAHQPKLAGNLSMTFKDYEQAVVEYQKALKEEPDSARLLTGLGRAYYNLGQYDKAEEAFRHAAGVESYPSADFYVGLCQIARGDRTGGFETLTAFRYPGRIHVTKSVRDMAARLAANPDLTDEAIARAMFRAWDEGVDRERDSGSR
- a CDS encoding MiaB/RimO family radical SAM methylthiotransferase; amino-acid sequence: MIRLFTATLGCKINQYETRAIAEAWTGDGWAAETDSAGEADLILVNSCAVTANAVADLRQTVRRLNRANPEAEIIVTGCAAQVMADELAGLPGVVRVVPQADKAALLDGPGPMSDAPSAAPGTARHCGGYAPFSISGYSRARAVVKVQDGCSHHCTYCIVPLTRGPSVSRPPRDVVDEASRLLDAGFRELVVSGINLRHYGRELPGRMDFWDLLARLDRELGPRWAGRARLRISSVEPGQLDSKALDVLAASSMVCPQLHLSLQSGDRDVLRAMGRGHYDPCGAVDFLARLGRVWPVMGLGADLITGFPGEGESAFANTLALCRELPLTYAHVFPYSERPGTRAADMAGQVPVPERKERAARLRTLVARRKRTFRERLAGLPSLDVLVQDGQGNGVCEFYAGCRLTRLADGVGPRSLVRARPTGIERGVVLVEPLAERRSDAGNPAEEGLA
- a CDS encoding dipeptidase — protein: MKSLYCFLLAALLTLTAAPQAPACTTMIITPGASADGSMMVAHSDDDELGDQRLVYVPAREQTGSRKVFHEAYAFPRLVTKDRGPAYATPGHPPTEPVATIPYAEIWKLLGREQKVSFAYFDGNYGIMNEKNLMMGECTNAANFEPPSNAKAGAGKPQRLFYSSELSRIALENCATAREAITLMGALVDKYGVYDTGETLLVADENEGWVLEMCALPDAVHHSAWVAKRVPDGEFFVAANTFRIREVIRDDPDNFRYSKHLVPGLKKLKWWDEKTQGPIDWLRAVSPGEYNHPYYSLRRVWRAMDRVNPDLGLSPWVKDTYTTDYPFSIRPNVPIDVAKVFSLYRDHYEGTQFDLTKGVAAGPYGDPHRFVGPYDGNQNNVDTDKKFYGAWERPISVFYQGYTFVCQTRPKAPEYTKGVLWFGPDVAYTTCFTPFFARAAQLPRPYQTGSPQGFDPTSAWWHFDLLGNWARLNFQRMTQVDIQPVQQRLETKAMAGVTAMDEAVRDKSDEEAIRLITEFGFATATRVLDTWRDLTFALFAKYSDGYLNTPGGPVRDIGYSSDWLDRTNYKDGPISYDMK